The DNA sequence AACAATTAACATGAATTTTGTCATTGGTACGTCTACAAATTCTATAAACTCTTCTCAGTAATAATATTATGCCTCCTTATCATTCGTTTAGCTCAAactatatttacatataagttCTAACTTCTAAAATTCTAAATATACTGTATATGAACGCAGCAGCTAAACACAGCTTGCTCAAAACGACTAAGTGTGGAACTTCCTAGCTTCGGAGTCCAGAATTCTAGAAAAGTTAAAGCACTGTGGAACTCATAGATTCttgcttttattattattattatttcacatTAACCCGCGCATCAACTCAGTGAATTGAGATTTGAGTTGCCCAAATTATATCTGAGGCTTGCAGTTGGTGGATTGATGCGCGGATTAATGACACAAAGAAATAAGGAAAGAATCTAAGTTgagtttatgtttttgaaatatgGAGGCAAAGAATGGGCCGAGAAGAAATAATAGATGTTATAAAATTCAGCTGTACCAAAACGGCAAAACCCCCTTAATTTATGGGTACGTTCTCTAAGTTATTTCTAAGTTAgttagtaaaagtaaaaataagaaaaccaaaAACCAAAATCCAAAATCCAAAATCAAAGGGGTTTAGTTTAGATGGTAAAACTCTGGTACCTTCTTCGATTTTTAgcgatgaaaaaaaaatcaaaaccaaaaggaatatatataaataccttGTCATCGATGTAAACAACCCAAAATCGGGCAATAGCTCGGTCATAAGCATTTTATGGAAGGAGGGAGGGAGCATTGTTGAACCAAACCTCATCAATGTACTCAACTATGATTGCAGATTCACATATAACTTTATCTCCATGGAAGAAAACTGGGATTTTCTTGTGCACAGGGTTGGACTTAAGAAGCAACTCACTTTTGGGATTTAAGGTCTCTTCAACAACCTCATAATCTAAACCCTTAAGGTTAAGGGCAATCTGCACCCTCAGGGCAAATGGACTGAACCAAGCACCCAAAAGCCACAAGTCATTTTTAGCCatataaaagatcaaaatgCACTGTGTTACTTAAAAGGAAATGATGCATTTTATGTATGTGAAAGAAAGTGAGATAACATTGTGGGATGTATCAGATAAGAATCAACTTACAAGTTGAGCAGAGACACGTACAACAGTGCTTGGGACACAGTAATTCAAGTGGGACGGACCAATTAATAATTATACTGCATGCATTGCAAAATGCAAAGAACAAGCCAGAATTGATGTggtcttttgttttttatatgatatatctttctttagattttttttactaggTCTTTAGATCTAGATAATAGGAAAAAATGCGttggttattaattttttattaaaagaattaatttattctatgaactgatttatttttttgttaaatttgaatcGTTTTAAAATACTAGCATAGTCACGCACattaaacataataatattattaatatgaaatgattaattttatttttttaagtcgattcaatcttataaaattgataattttgaagaaataaaagtagaataatttttttatgggcGGCTCAATATTCCAAAAATCATAGAATAATGATGCATGGTTTTTTTTACCCTAgctttgagataaaaaaatagaaaagaaaataagtgaaaATGTAATTAGTAATGTGACTTAGCATGAAGATAGAAACACACAGAAATAAAGGATATAATAAAGGATAGAAGATAAGTATTTGTAACATGAGATATCATTGTTTGACCATATATAATTTACGTCTAATTTGAATTGAgttatatgtaaatttattcAAGAGGATATTTTGATAACATGGTTGTTTGATGGTTAAATAAAGAGTGATTATATTTTGATGAAAATTcagttaataacttttttttttcattttctttatcatattacatcatcaatcaaattaatcatttatttctCGTATTTTTTTCTCTGAAGTTATAGACAATTCAAAATTATccaagaaacatttttttaaataaagaacttaaaaaagagaaattttaaaaatttcagatAACAAATACACTGAAGGCAATATCCTTACATATCTACAGAACACGCAAGGAATGCCAcactttttttgaaaattaccCCACAAGAAGCCGGGCGAGGAGCTCTTTTGGTCGCACCATCCGTGTTGCACTTAATAGAGTTACATTGAGGAGGAAATCAAATCTACTTGAATTATCCCAAAACCTTCCAAAAAGGATGAACTAATCTTTGGCCTTGTCatccaattttttaaatatgcaaaTCTGATCCCGAGGAGACTTAGAAATAGATGATTAAACCATACAGAGTTAgctaaaaagattaattttagaTACTCGCATCTTTAGAGAAGAAAATTCTAAATTGGCCTCTTTTTTTTCGCAATAGGTATGCTTAATGTTTTACCCTTCTTTAGCTTTATCTTGGGTTAGGTTTATGCcctcaagttttattttatttttattttaatcttgcctttttaaataaatttgggTGTGCTGCGTCTTAGCACTCCttattgctatatatatatatatatatatatatatatatatatatatataaatgagacATGACCTACAATCAACAGACAGAGACTCAGTTGCTAGCAGAGGCAACCTaaacaaacaaatacaaaagcataattttttttatcccaatTGTTAATTCTCTTCAAGTGAGATTCGGACTCTTCAATTGAAAGGTTACCCTCAcaactcaaaagtcaaaaccgAAGACACTCCCCTTTTTCtctactttatttataaaccttttattttaaagttatttttaaaccAACATAAAGTTAGAACAAAGATAGcctacaaggaaaaaaaaaatcacaatttcaaAGCCAAGTAATCTTGCAATTAGTTCCATTTACTTTGCAGCTGCAGCAGCCCATCTTTTCTTAAGACTCTCGGCATACTCAACAAGCTTGTGAGTCTCTGGAAGAACACCCTTCACAGCAGCATCAGCAGAAAACGTTTCAGCCCATTTAGCCAAAGAAGGGTTCTTTGCTTCATCAAACACTTTTCTTCCATTCATCTCTTCTATCACTCTCATCCAACTCCAAAGGCTCCCAAAAACAATGTCAACAATTCCAATTGTATCCCCTCCAAAGTATGTCTTTCCTTCACTGCACTTGTTGAACACTTCTTCCATCCTCTCAAGTGCTTCTTCCATTTCCACAAAGTGTGATTTCTTTGCCTCGTCGTCATCTCCAGCCAGTAGAACACTTTTCAAGGACGTAACCCACTACTCCCAGTAGAAAAAAATACaccaaaaaatattaagtactcatgcaataaaaattaaaatcacatgaAAACTAAGCTTATGGTGATAATTAAGTTTTCATATGCAacttactaaaaaaaacttaggaAAAGAAAGGATCAAGGTACACTTTTAATTTGGATTTTATAATAAGGGTTGGATGGAGTAAATTATTTCTAACATTAGATAGTAGGAATAAgaataagcaaaattaaaaaaggagTGAAGGCACAGAAATATAAATACCTTGTCATCGATGTAAGAAACCCAAAATCGGGCATTAGCTCGATCATATGCATTTTGTGGAAGGATGGAGAGAGCATTGTTGGACCAAACCTCATCTATGTACTCAACTATGATTGCAGATTCACATATGACTTTATCTCCATGGAAGAAAACTGGGATTTTCTTGTGCACAGGGTTGGACTTAAGAAGCAATTCACTTTTGGGATTCAAAGTCTCTTCAACAACCTCATAATCCAAACCCTTGAGGTTAAGGGCAATCTGCACCCTCAGGACAAATGGACTGAACCAAGCACCCAAAAGCCTCAAGTCCCTTTGAGCCATCACTGTTTACTATAACAGGTCAAACACGGAGCAATGCTGTGTTTGTTTTGTTAGGTTACTCAGCAGGAAATGTGGAGTTTTATGTATGGGAAAGGAGGGTGAGATAACATTGTGTGATAAGCATGCTAGAATAAACTATTAGGTAATCCTAAATCATCCATGTATGTATGGAATATTGACCAATTTACAAGAAACATATATTTAGattagttaatttaaaaaaaataaatatatccaGATTAAATCAGTGATAAATTAAACCACGACCACCTAATAATGTTTTCTTGGATATAGGCTACAGCAAATATATTATGCATTGAACGCATCAAATATGTCGATGACAACTGATTAAAGATATTATATAATGATTAGTAatataataatagaaattaaaaaagacaaagaaaattaCACGATGCTGGAATCAAAGTTCTTCTGCAAAAGTCAAAACTACCCAGGACATCGTGAATGTAGGAACCGCCGACGGACGATACTGACTTTAAATGAGTTTTATATGTTCTTTCGTACTATTGTAAttataatgaaaaagaaaaccaGTCCTCAACAGAATTTTATCgtaatgaaaggaaaaaaaaaagtgaagcaaGTGATGAAGTTAGATGCCAATaaagttcttaaaaaaaattagttaataaaaactaaagatGAAGGAAGCAATGATAATAGATGCCAATTTTTTCAATATTCAGTTTCATATATAGGGTAGTGTTTTACCCAAGGCCTCCCCAATAGTCAATACATGAACCCAAAAAGTTGAAATTCACACAACAGTGGGACACAATAATTCAAGTGGGACAAACTAATAGTACTGCAGTTCAAAGAACAAGCCAGAATTGACGTTATCTTGCTTTTCTTGAACGATTCAATATTTAAAAGCCTTACGAATGCTGTTTTACCatttgagatgaaaaaaaattataaatataataagtgatatgacttaataagaaaattgaaagacaaagaaataagggataaaaaataagtatttgtaATATATGAGATATAATTGTTTAATCTATAATAAATTACCTCTAATTTGAATTGAGTTATGTAAATTTATTCAAGAGGATAAATATCTTTTGATATatacttttatttgatttttaatttgactcttaataaaaattaaactcctaATCGTTTAGAATTTGATATTCcacatttttttaactcaagaaaattattttgatttttaaatttagactTTCACCTTTGGTATTGCAATGTGTAATTttgatatttctatttttcaatttttttacgtACCTAGCTATTAGAGACGATATGATTGTTTGATGCAcagtgagaattttttttataaagggtATTGTTTTTCGTCACAAAGCTGTATGGTTGTTTTTCGTTctcacactttttttatttacccAAACCTacttcatgtaaaaaaaaaaaagacattttaatattacgaagataaaaaatatgctaaaaattttatagaaacaaattttaaatattttcatatttataaggataaaaatcatattttaacatATACTTTTCACATATACTTGATAGAAGTTGTGTGCCACAGGGCAACATTTGTTGGGAAaagaatttttgtttaattggtactctacttttttcttttagtaagTTTCATGACTTTCGGTAGTGGAAATATTTTTGCttctagataaaaaaaaaaaaatatatatatatatatatatatatatatatataagttgtgTATCtttccaaataatattttttagcagAACCATTACTATATTGCGTTTGAACATGATTTTGAATTCTAAATCACAATTTAACTGAAAATGGAATAAAACTCTTTATATGTAAAACTAACCATGCTAGCAGCccatggagaagaagaagggtaGTCTTGCAGAGAAGATGGTGTTTTTGTTCAACAGTATCCTCTTTAAGTTAGTCTGCTGTCAAGAGCTACCTGGCCACAAAACAAATGGATTGAGCCCACTTGAGGGATTTTATTGTAACTGTCCTCAAGAAACCGAATCtcctaaaataaagaaaaaaagtaatacaAATTTGCACCAGCCGGGAATCGAACCCGGGTCTGTACCGTGGCAGGGTACTATTCTACCACTAGACCACTGGTGCTTTTTTGattacatattatttaattaatattataaaaccattgtaataaaaccaaaaacttatgtcttaaaacaaaatttaatttctacatTCAACTAATGCAGACTCTTCCGTTCTGACCTAGAGACTTTTCTGACCCACTTTCATTTTTCCCTTCACCATTTTGGATGTGATTTCTTTGACAACAGATGTCTTGCTCCCCCCTTTGTCCCATAGAGTTTGatataatgttattcatcaTTTTGTTATCCAACAAACTAGATTCCTTACTACTATAAAGCAAACAGGTTCGGCTCCTTCACCCACAGTCTAAATTTAAGAGGTTCCCTTTCCCAAATATGCTTGGGTTTTCCAAAGAGTCATCATATTCACATAAAATTGCTAATTGTAGCcacaaattcttttttatttatgtaaatcaCATTACTTTTCCTTGAGATGTTTTTATCTTCTctcctttcttatttttaaatatacatttattttctttataaatgcACAATTTACATTTGACtcaattttaatgtaaatagtgcatttagaaagaaaaaaaaaatctctattgtttaattttcaacAAGATTAATAGCTAGTTTACCAATATTACATTGATATGATTTGTGCTAGTATGGATCCTTTGAGTAaagttttaaattcaaatttcgtgaaataaaaaaatgttattaaggAAAAATTAAAGGCAGCTAACCagtttttcaattgaaattagtCAATGGTGGAGTAGATGAtacttttctaaattttaaatgaaattttaaagtatattcaatgcatttaaaatttattttaccttctaaaatattaaattaataaaaaaatattcaaaattaccTATCGAGGATATTGAGagttatagaaaaatataaaatatttttgggagacacttttataatttataaaatattattgggagacacttttataattttatactattatcaCTTATGATTATGTTTGAGAAGATATTTCaattagtttttaactttttttattaactgaaaAACTCATCTGTTTATTTggtaaataaacttttttttaataacttctagcattttttgaaacattatttaaagtaacgttttttaaaacacatgCTTTTATCttctagttttttatatttttatctttaatatatttatcaaattttttgcttaccctttttaaataaattatgatttcattatttttttaatcattttatacttttcagcTATTTCAACTATTGATTTTACCAAATATGTTAACTTTTCAGCTTTTAACTATTTTTGTCGATATAATCtacattaaagaaaattataatataatttgtattcaTTTATTAGAAGAATACATATTTAACACAAGAGAATAAGAATCCACTTAAGATTGACTTGGCGGTGGAGGATTTGGATATATAACTTGGTGTCTTAagttttaatctcattttttgctattataaaaagaaaagaaaaaacataaagagagaataaaagaataattcaagCATCTTAAAAGAGAGGAGTGTAGTTTATTTTGTTTCCATTGTAGGcacaattttttgttgttgagctTCTAGATCTGAGCAATTGAAAGATATAATATGTAAATTGTTAAGcaaaacttatcatatatagaGAAAATATTCAGCAAGAATTAGTGCCAACAAAGAATAAACGTGCATGTGATGTCGAGAAGATTCACATGGAGAACTAGTAGAAATATTGTATCACGACCATTTAACTTGCTTGGGTTCAGTAGTAGGAGATGGAAAAAAGAATGTGCAGTAAACAAATAAAGTGAAAAAGGTTTTATTATAGatgagatgaaaaaaaagatGTAAATATAGATGAATATATTCTCTTCTAAAGTTATTTGCATTTTAAATATTCTTCCTTCCACCAACTTTAGTACAAATGACTGAAGGCACAACGTAATTGATGAGTGGATGATATATAATTGGATAAtaataacaagaaaataaattatagggattagagaaaagaagatgaaaagTATAAATGTAATCATCACCACATTATTCTAATTCATAGTTCTTGTTATAATTAAGTAGCAAGTGCGTCGGCAATCATCATATGCCTTCAAAAGCATAAACGTTTGGCCAAGCTTGTTTTGGGGACTGAAGAGCGAAGTAGAGGTATCTACTGCTTCTTTTATGAAATCTTtccttattatttatataaaacatattAAGACATAAACATCAATcctaaaatatttgtaaaaaatgtGGGAGAGTATTGTTCTGTCAAATTATACATTACACACTTTATacatatacttttaaaaaaatgattcgcAGATTGATATATCCTTTTAACTCGCGGGTTAACTGATTTATTCCAAGATTTAAATGTATTAAACCAAAGAAACTTACGTTTAAACAGTATTAAGTTTTTCTTGATCCTAATCTATACGAATGAAGGGTTACATACTTACATATGCCCagttttaatttagaaattagaaataCTTAACATACATTTGTTCCTTCTTTCATCCCACTTTCACCTCATTTCTCTTTCTCGATCTCACTCTccatatcatttatttataacatctatcattttatttctttatttttttttcctctttatcttctttttatttcctcTCATATACATCCGAAAAATGGAGTGTATGTTTGTTATTATCTTTAGATATAGTATAATGAAAGTCAAAGGTTTTAGACTCCAAACACATTTGCCTGTGACTTGTGTAATTAAGGTCGTAACGTGGCTGCTCGAGCACATGATCATGTGATTTCTCTTAGTAAgagatttgaaataattaacgTGCTCTAACATCTTATCAATTTTTCCACTTTAAAGTAAACACACAATTCATGAAGGTGGAGATCCCGGccagaagaaaaataaagccCGTTCCATCATATTAAATCCGAATTTTAGTATGTACTGACAAAAAACAGTGATGATGGTAAGTACATCACCGAACCATCTAATTAATCTAATACTAATAAAAGAAAGGACAAAACTTATATATTACTTAAG is a window from the Glycine max cultivar Williams 82 chromosome 2, Glycine_max_v4.0, whole genome shotgun sequence genome containing:
- the GSTU8 gene encoding glutathione S-transferase U17-like, whose protein sequence is MAQRDLRLLGAWFSPFVLRVQIALNLKGLDYEVVEETLNPKSELLLKSNPVHKKIPVFFHGDKVICESAIIVEYIDEVWSNNALSILPQNAYDRANARFWVSYIDDKWVTSLKSVLLAGDDDEAKKSHFVEMEEALERMEEVFNKCSEGKTYFGGDTIGIVDIVFGSLWSWMRVIEEMNGRKVFDEAKNPSLAKWAETFSADAAVKGVLPETHKLVEYAESLKKRWAAAAAK